The Brienomyrus brachyistius isolate T26 chromosome 9, BBRACH_0.4, whole genome shotgun sequence genome contains the following window.
AAAATAATTGAGTAGCCCAGGAATGGATTGCCCAATGTCAATGAACTGGCAGTTTTATAGCTGCTTAAGGCTGGTATCAAAAGAGCACATCATGACTTGAAATTCTGTTAAGATTTGTACTCAATATTAATGCTCAGTAGTGGTGAAGGTTAGAATTTGGGGGTGGGCAAATTTAGGTGacaaattcattcattcagtagGAACATCCCTGTGTATGGCAGTACCCACGTAACGTATTTAAACTTTAGTAAACTAAATATagcatttctgtattttttttccccatgaaaAGCTCTTTATCTTCAGGGCAATCAAGGCTGAGGGTGTAGACTTCACTCAGTGCATCACCCATGGTAGCTTCCGGCAACGCTGGCACGAGACCGTCTACAACATGTTTCATTTCGTCACGCTCTACGTCATCCCCCTGCTGGTCATGACCTGCTGCTACATCCGAATCCTGGTTGAGATCAACAGACAGATCCACAAGCGCAAAGGTGCACATTCTACCAATCACCTACACCTACACTGCTGCTTACTTGCTTGATTGCCTGCATATGCTCTATATTCACTGCCTTTGCACAAGATGTAAATGCACATTTTTAGTAAGTAGTAGACACAAGGAACTGAGATTTCACAAGTTGCCAGCACAAGCAGGTGTCTTCGATAATCATCTGCTAATTGTTGCAATGATGTTGACTTGCTAACCACTGAAAAGTATATGTTGATTTTTATGGTTGAAGACTAGTATCGTATTTGCATGGTGTATATTTGACGCATAAGTGCTTATACCTTCTAAGAACTAATATTCAACGTATTCAACTCTCTCCAGATAGAGATTTGCATTTAAGATGTAGTGGAACAGATATGATCCCCAAAGCACGCATGAAGACCCTGAAGATGACCATCATCATTGTTTTATCTTTTGTGGTGTGCTGGACGCCCTACTATCTTCTGGGAATTTGGTACTGGTTCCAGCCGCAGATGCTGCAAGTGACGCCTGAGTATGTCCACCACATCCTCTTTGTGTTTGGCAACCTCAACACATGCTGTGATCCCGTCATCTACGGATTCTATACCCCGTCCTTCCGTGCTGACCTTGCTGGCTGCTGGTGTTGCCGTTCCCGCGACTCCTCCCCCAGGTCCTTGGACCGCCTTTCTGGTCGGCCAAGGCACTACAGTGTTGGGCCGGACTCTGATGCCCCCAGTGGGGACCAGCAGAGAGGCACAGAAGGATAGAGACCCAGATATTATCTCAGCATCCCTACTAAAACCATGACATAGGCTTCTATGTGGAGCCCTACAGTATTTTCCAAACTCCCCACTTGCAGTttagtaaccaaaaaaaaaaccaaactcTTTATcaggggtgattctaggatttttaagCTGAGGAGCATAAGAGGaatcataattcatacagagggaccAACATTATTATTAGCCAATCATATGTTTTGCATCAGTgattgacaggggagggggtacTCTGGGGGGCAATCAGCATTCAAATAGAGCTAGTG
Protein-coding sequences here:
- the LOC125748728 gene encoding gonadotropin-releasing hormone II receptor-like; translation: MQRNFSHLMPMELHASPNSSNSSNPTPVGKWEAPTFTRAALFRVGATLVLFLFAAVSNLAVLISVVQGRGRRLAAHLRPLIMSLAVADLMMTFIVMPLDMVWNITVQWYAGDAMCKLLCFLKLFAMHSSAFILVVISLDRHHAILHPLDSVDAKRRNKKMLMLAWALSLLLASPQLFIFRAIKAEGVDFTQCITHGSFRQRWHETVYNMFHFVTLYVIPLLVMTCCYIRILVEINRQIHKRKDRDLHLRCSGTDMIPKARMKTLKMTIIIVLSFVVCWTPYYLLGIWYWFQPQMLQVTPEYVHHILFVFGNLNTCCDPVIYGFYTPSFRADLAGCWCCRSRDSSPRSLDRLSGRPRHYSVGPDSDAPSGDQQRGTEG